A section of the Candidatus Tisiphia endosymbiont of Nedyus quadrimaculatus genome encodes:
- a CDS encoding MFS transporter, translated as MLTNHTRSYFICFFLLGIVAGVNFSLVSFTTHYQLSQAGYSTDIIGVMFLTSIPYCLKPIWAPFIDKYSIPVICQKFGQRRGWTLVTQTCLLVSISGFLIIDPPVNIIITAILIFIISCCAATQDVVLDAYRIERTRKREDLSIATTFSSTGFRIGILINSTGALYLSCLFNWYVVYLCIFFITMVAPIITLYMQEPVTKKTQHTSTDLISPAQYFQAIGDSLLLLKRNHPNWMFIMLFVFLYKASDSIPMAMSSPLFIDLSFTSQEIASISKAYGFMLMIFGGVISGILTAKIGISRSVLICGSLQLLSPLMFVFLSIAGHDMLIFTITITVQNFCCGLGNTAILIYFSSLCSSELIATQYSIISSFGSFVRIILSFLSGICANYMDWPQLFLFTTLFSMLFVLAFSRIRKI; from the coding sequence ATGCTAACTAATCATACACGTTCTTATTTTATTTGTTTCTTCTTACTAGGAATAGTTGCAGGAGTAAATTTTTCTTTAGTATCATTTACTACTCATTACCAATTATCACAGGCGGGATATTCAACTGATATTATTGGTGTAATGTTTCTAACATCTATTCCATATTGCTTAAAACCAATATGGGCACCGTTTATTGATAAATATTCTATACCTGTGATATGTCAAAAATTTGGTCAACGTCGTGGATGGACACTAGTTACCCAAACATGTTTATTAGTCAGTATTAGTGGGTTTTTAATTATAGATCCCCCTGTTAATATAATTATTACCGCAATTTTAATTTTTATTATTTCCTGTTGTGCAGCAACTCAAGATGTTGTTTTAGATGCATACCGTATAGAACGGACTAGAAAAAGAGAAGATCTCTCAATTGCCACAACTTTTAGTTCAACTGGTTTTCGTATAGGAATACTTATTAATAGTACAGGGGCGTTATATTTATCTTGCCTCTTTAATTGGTACGTTGTATATCTATGTATCTTTTTTATAACAATGGTTGCACCTATAATAACCTTATATATGCAAGAACCTGTTACAAAAAAAACTCAACACACCTCTACTGATTTAATTTCACCTGCACAATATTTTCAAGCCATTGGTGATAGCTTACTATTGTTAAAACGAAATCATCCAAACTGGATGTTCATTATGCTGTTTGTCTTTCTATATAAAGCAAGCGACTCAATTCCTATGGCAATGAGTTCTCCATTGTTTATTGACTTGTCTTTTACCTCTCAAGAAATTGCTTCTATTTCAAAAGCATATGGATTCATGCTAATGATCTTTGGAGGAGTTATTAGCGGTATTTTGACTGCAAAAATAGGAATATCTCGAAGTGTCCTAATATGTGGTAGTCTACAATTACTGTCACCCTTAATGTTTGTGTTTTTATCTATAGCAGGTCATGATATGCTTATATTTACTATAACAATTACTGTGCAAAATTTTTGTTGCGGGCTTGGTAATACAGCGATTCTTATTTATTTTTCTAGTTTATGTAGTAGCGAATTGATAGCCACACAGTACTCCATTATATCTTCTTTTGGCTCTTTCGTACGAATTATTTTATCCTTTTTATCTGGTATTTGTGCAAATTATATGGACTGGCCTCAACTTTTTTTATTTACTACGTTATTTAGCATGTTATTTGTACTAGCCTTTTCAAGGATACGTAAGATTTAA
- a CDS encoding ferredoxin family 2Fe-2S iron-sulfur cluster binding protein, giving the protein MPKVIFIIDKDGTEKIVDAPLGLSILEIAHQNDIDLEGACEGSLACATCHVIVDEEFYHKLKNPSEAEEDMLDLAFGLTHTSRLGCQIIVSEELDGIRVRLPSATRNINL; this is encoded by the coding sequence ATGCCTAAAGTAATTTTTATTATAGATAAAGATGGTACGGAAAAAATAGTGGATGCTCCTCTTGGATTGTCTATTTTGGAAATTGCTCATCAAAACGACATTGATCTTGAAGGTGCATGTGAAGGATCACTAGCATGTGCCACTTGCCATGTTATTGTAGATGAGGAATTTTACCACAAATTAAAAAATCCTTCTGAAGCAGAAGAAGATATGCTTGACTTAGCGTTTGGTCTTACCCATACTTCAAGACTTGGTTGTCAGATTATTGTTAGTGAAGAACTTGACGGTATAAGGGTTCGCTTGCCATCTGCTACCCGTAATATTAACTTATAA
- a CDS encoding peptide MFS transporter, with protein sequence MSAILNVPNSTRFPKFLTMLFFVEMWERFSYYGMRSLLVLFLTSRLGYEDAKAYAIYSLFAAVGYAGPVLGGFLADKLTGFRNMVLLGGIIITIGHLSLTLVELESELIYIGLALIAVGTGMFKGNITNLLGSCYKEDDPERSRGFTLFYVGVNLGSFMASILCSYIAYLYGWHYGFGIAGGGMILGLTIFIKFQYLLGDNGISPRPKLMNKKILGLNIFTILMIASLLFSLVVARMLISSEFFANILALCGILILGVFIYIIVKSSPLQRKRLTVLLILMTFFMCFFALEMQLGSLVNLFTQRNVVNEILGLTIPPAAFQAINPLSIIIFGSLLGTYMKFDKKYTTPIFAFGISTMAICFFILYIGCLNANIEGKIGFLYLVGGIAFIGLGELCIGPLIQEQATLLAPKHLKGLVMGIIMLFAAFSNLAGILISKFMSIPSINGEVDCLESLDIYKEGFLKIATFNLGLALLFLPCYLFVNKVIAQTSTEKVDKKRQRK encoded by the coding sequence ATGAGTGCAATTTTAAATGTACCAAATTCAACGAGGTTTCCCAAATTTTTAACAATGCTATTTTTTGTTGAAATGTGGGAGCGATTTAGTTACTATGGGATGAGATCTCTTTTAGTGCTTTTCTTGACTTCCCGTTTGGGCTATGAAGATGCAAAAGCTTATGCCATCTATTCATTATTTGCAGCGGTTGGTTATGCAGGTCCTGTGCTTGGAGGCTTCCTTGCTGACAAATTAACAGGATTTCGTAATATGGTACTACTTGGCGGTATCATTATCACTATTGGTCACCTGTCCTTAACTTTAGTTGAATTGGAGTCTGAGCTAATATATATAGGTCTTGCGTTAATTGCTGTAGGTACTGGTATGTTTAAAGGGAATATAACTAATTTGTTAGGTTCATGTTACAAGGAAGACGACCCAGAACGAAGTAGAGGATTTACTTTATTTTATGTAGGTGTAAATCTAGGATCATTCATGGCATCCATATTATGTAGTTATATAGCTTATTTATATGGTTGGCACTATGGTTTTGGTATAGCTGGGGGTGGTATGATCTTAGGACTTACTATTTTTATCAAATTTCAATATTTGTTAGGAGATAATGGTATTTCCCCACGACCAAAACTGATGAATAAGAAAATACTAGGGTTAAATATTTTTACTATATTAATGATAGCTAGCCTTCTTTTTTCTCTTGTAGTTGCTAGAATGCTTATATCAAGTGAGTTTTTTGCTAATATACTTGCTTTGTGCGGTATTCTAATTTTAGGTGTATTTATTTACATAATAGTAAAATCATCGCCACTACAAAGAAAAAGATTAACAGTATTATTAATACTAATGACATTTTTTATGTGTTTTTTTGCATTAGAAATGCAACTTGGTTCACTAGTCAACTTATTTACTCAAAGAAATGTTGTAAATGAAATATTGGGTTTAACAATTCCACCTGCTGCTTTTCAGGCAATAAACCCTCTTTCAATTATAATATTTGGTTCTCTATTAGGGACATATATGAAATTTGATAAAAAATATACCACTCCTATATTTGCTTTTGGTATTTCTACCATGGCTATATGCTTTTTTATATTATATATAGGATGTTTAAATGCAAATATAGAAGGAAAGATAGGATTCCTATATTTAGTAGGTGGTATAGCATTTATAGGACTTGGAGAACTATGTATAGGGCCATTAATACAAGAACAAGCAACTTTACTTGCACCTAAACACTTAAAAGGTTTGGTAATGGGTATAATAATGTTATTTGCAGCATTTTCTAATTTAGCAGGAATTTTAATATCGAAGTTCATGTCAATCCCTTCCATAAATGGAGAAGTAGATTGTTTAGAGTCCTTAGATATATATAAAGAAGGATTCTTAAAGATAGCAACGTTTAACTTAGGGTTAGCACTCTTGTTTTTACCTTGCTATCTGTTTGTAAATAAGGTTATAGCACAAACGAGTACAGAAAAAGTGGACAAAAAACGCCAACGTAAGTAA
- the hscA gene encoding Fe-S protein assembly chaperone HscA — MQIIEISEAGSSNQHEHDKDIAVGIDFGTTNSLIALSNKQIIQIIIDDHGRELIPSVIAFHGKGFIVGNDNIIDNFRSIKRLFGKKLSDIRNNPVFFSLVKDYIDLDSEILRIRFAGKLLTIPEVAGQIFLYLKKQAAQKLNSEVKQAVITVPAHFNDAARGEVMLAAKIAGFRVLRLIAEPTAAAYAYGLNKESRGCYLVYDLGGGTFDVSILNMQTGVFQVIATGGDNILGGDDIDHLVMRYFCDQYKLLESSELIKLAKKAKEILSGQNKFAMIYEEATILELDLENFEQLILPLVERTISITKDTLEHAGNPNISGIILVGGSTRIPLISRSLAQTFNTIIFSDINPDKAVVWGAALQAENLTSANVNSLLIDVVPLSLGIELNGGITEKIILRNSPIPISVTKEFTTYVDNQTSMKLHVVQGEREMVEDCRSLAKFELKLPIMKAGGVRAEVTFSIDADGILSVSALEKNSGISHDVEVKPSYGLNESEITEILENAYQNAASDHNKKLLQETIIHTKSLIYNIENAIRETPNILAKNEMEKIEMAIKILKEAIDSNDRDYIIECSKTFETITEHFFYERLNSATLGLLKGKHIDKIR; from the coding sequence ATGCAAATAATAGAAATTAGCGAAGCTGGCTCTTCTAACCAGCATGAACATGATAAGGATATAGCAGTTGGTATTGATTTTGGTACAACCAACTCATTGATTGCTTTATCAAATAAACAAATAATACAAATTATCATAGATGATCATGGCCGAGAACTTATACCATCAGTTATAGCGTTTCATGGTAAAGGCTTTATTGTTGGCAATGATAATATAATTGACAATTTTCGTTCTATTAAAAGACTTTTTGGTAAAAAACTATCTGATATACGCAACAACCCTGTGTTTTTTAGTTTAGTGAAAGACTATATTGATTTAGATAGTGAAATTTTACGAATAAGGTTTGCTGGAAAATTACTGACGATTCCAGAAGTTGCCGGGCAAATCTTTTTGTACTTAAAGAAACAGGCTGCTCAAAAATTGAATTCGGAAGTCAAACAAGCTGTAATAACCGTGCCAGCACATTTTAACGATGCTGCTAGAGGAGAAGTAATGCTAGCTGCAAAAATTGCTGGGTTTAGGGTATTACGGTTAATTGCAGAACCAACAGCAGCAGCTTATGCATATGGTTTAAATAAAGAAAGTAGGGGTTGTTATTTAGTGTATGACCTAGGAGGTGGTACTTTTGATGTATCAATTCTAAATATGCAAACGGGCGTATTTCAGGTCATCGCCACTGGTGGAGATAATATTTTAGGTGGTGATGATATTGACCACTTAGTGATGAGGTATTTTTGTGATCAATATAAATTACTAGAATCTAGCGAATTAATAAAATTAGCAAAAAAAGCTAAAGAAATACTTAGTGGTCAAAATAAATTTGCTATGATATACGAGGAGGCGACGATATTGGAGTTAGATCTAGAAAATTTTGAGCAGTTAATATTACCATTGGTAGAACGTACAATATCTATTACTAAAGATACGCTAGAGCATGCAGGCAACCCTAATATTTCAGGTATCATCCTTGTTGGTGGTTCAACTCGCATACCCTTAATTAGTAGAAGTTTAGCACAAACGTTTAATACTATTATTTTCTCGGATATTAACCCAGATAAGGCGGTAGTATGGGGAGCAGCCCTGCAGGCAGAGAACCTAACTTCGGCAAATGTTAATTCCTTATTAATCGATGTAGTTCCTTTGTCACTCGGTATCGAATTAAATGGTGGTATTACTGAAAAAATCATTCTTCGTAATAGCCCCATACCGATATCGGTTACTAAGGAGTTCACCACTTATGTAGATAACCAAACTTCTATGAAGCTACATGTGGTACAGGGAGAGAGAGAAATGGTAGAAGATTGTAGGTCACTGGCAAAATTTGAACTAAAATTACCAATAATGAAAGCAGGAGGAGTAAGAGCAGAAGTAACATTTTCTATTGATGCAGATGGTATCTTGTCAGTGTCAGCTCTAGAAAAAAATAGTGGTATATCACATGATGTTGAAGTAAAACCAAGTTATGGTTTAAACGAAAGTGAAATTACCGAAATTCTAGAAAATGCTTATCAAAATGCTGCTAGTGATCATAATAAGAAATTATTGCAAGAAACAATTATTCATACAAAATCTTTGATTTATAATATAGAAAATGCTATTAGAGAAACGCCAAATATTTTAGCAAAGAATGAAATGGAAAAAATTGAAATGGCAATTAAAATTTTGAAAGAAGCAATAGATTCAAATGATCGTGATTACATTATAGAATGTAGCAAAACTTTTGAGACTATAACAGAGCATTTCTTTTATGAAAGATTAAATAGTGCTACTTTGGGCTTACTGAAAGGTAAGCATATTGATAAAATAAGATAA
- a CDS encoding outer membrane protein, with the protein MKKLFLIAATSTALLTSATSFADVGQFYLKAEGGASKLNNTKMKWENAKTKKEDSLKFKAKTNAILGLGAGYYAMDNVRAELTLDFLINPEFTNTTTEDLGSKRQEVSKITAKGQVVSLLLSGYVDLYDAGFAKFFAGAGIGMAQIKEKITYDNTTTLDGKVEDTDRGSDTRKPANNFAYQLTVGASANVADGVNVELAYSWRDYGETNSKNKDKKETEKLPKTAYRGHNLMAGLRFDI; encoded by the coding sequence ATGAAAAAATTGTTTTTAATCGCTGCTACAAGTACGGCTCTTTTAACTTCTGCTACATCTTTTGCAGATGTAGGACAGTTTTATCTTAAAGCTGAAGGTGGTGCGAGTAAGTTGAATAATACGAAAATGAAATGGGAGAATGCTAAAACAAAGAAAGAAGATAGCTTGAAATTTAAAGCTAAAACTAACGCTATTTTGGGTCTTGGTGCAGGTTATTATGCCATGGATAATGTTAGAGCAGAATTGACACTTGATTTCCTAATCAATCCAGAATTTACTAATACTACTACTGAAGATTTGGGTTCAAAGCGTCAAGAAGTTAGCAAAATAACAGCTAAAGGGCAAGTGGTGTCATTGTTGCTCAGCGGTTATGTAGATTTGTATGATGCAGGTTTTGCTAAATTCTTTGCTGGAGCAGGTATTGGTATGGCTCAAATAAAAGAAAAAATAACTTATGATAATACTACAACCCTTGATGGAAAGGTTGAAGATACTGACAGAGGTTCTGACACTAGGAAACCTGCTAATAATTTTGCTTATCAGTTGACTGTTGGTGCTTCTGCTAATGTGGCTGATGGTGTGAATGTTGAGCTTGCCTATAGTTGGAGAGATTATGGAGAAACAAATTCTAAAAATAAAGATAAGAAGGAGACTGAAAAATTACCTAAAACCGCTTACAGAGGTCACAATTTAATGGCTGGCTTAAGATTTGATATTTAA
- a CDS encoding RNHCP domain-containing protein, whose translation MVTKKFYRNKEDFICEICSELVQGNGYTNHCSICFYSKHVDINPGDRGSRCNGLMQPVSYKLDSKKGIILTHKCLKCGEYKNNKLANTDSVENLLNVFSYS comes from the coding sequence ATGGTTACAAAAAAGTTCTACAGAAATAAAGAAGATTTTATTTGTGAGATATGTAGTGAATTGGTACAAGGAAATGGCTATACTAACCATTGTTCAATATGTTTCTACAGCAAGCATGTGGATATTAACCCTGGGGATAGAGGCTCTAGATGTAACGGACTAATGCAGCCAGTTTCCTATAAACTCGACAGTAAAAAGGGCATAATTCTAACCCATAAATGCCTTAAATGTGGAGAATATAAAAACAATAAACTTGCGAACACAGATAGCGTAGAGAATTTGCTAAATGTTTTCAGTTATAGCTAA
- a CDS encoding DUF2278 family protein has protein sequence MLKNYSCLKGIVSKDLEDHIKHTMTHHNLIVQANGLDYQVNIDTQSDSIPNVKVYYTDQFSNELLTNLNKLGNEGLFSLDKLPRTSRLDYLRSGILKVADLKNMLPKSWQEISALLDQYLICGAKVCILGESYYNSETMQEMPYGLHLRQTYNHLPPRGIHDIHMNQGTSLMMPQSESNGIYQDGAIFVETPDNTNKAFFFRFTEQSLVTDDTGNPLDEQGKSKAWADE, from the coding sequence ATGTTAAAAAACTATTCGTGTTTAAAGGGAATCGTATCAAAGGATTTAGAAGATCATATAAAACACACAATGACTCACCATAATCTTATAGTACAAGCTAATGGATTAGACTATCAAGTAAATATAGACACTCAGTCCGATTCGATACCTAATGTTAAGGTGTACTATACCGATCAGTTTAGTAATGAACTATTAACTAATTTAAATAAACTAGGAAATGAAGGATTGTTTAGTTTGGATAAGTTACCTCGCACTTCTAGGCTTGATTATCTTCGTAGTGGAATTTTAAAAGTAGCTGATTTAAAGAATATGCTACCAAAATCATGGCAAGAAATATCAGCTTTGTTAGACCAATATCTTATATGTGGTGCAAAAGTGTGTATTTTAGGTGAATCGTATTATAATAGTGAAACAATGCAAGAGATGCCTTATGGCTTACATCTAAGACAAACATATAATCATCTACCTCCTAGAGGTATACATGATATACATATGAACCAAGGTACTTCTTTAATGATGCCGCAAAGTGAAAGTAATGGTATTTATCAAGATGGAGCTATATTTGTAGAAACACCTGATAATACAAACAAAGCTTTCTTCTTTAGATTCACGGAGCAATCTTTGGTTACTGATGATACCGGTAACCCTCTTGATGAACAAGGTAAGTCAAAAGCTTGGGCAGATGAATAG
- the fumC gene encoding class II fumarate hydratase, which yields MKNYRIETDSFGEIKVDDHFYWGAGTQRSLENFKIGNQKMPIQLIKALAILKKCAAKVNRELGDLKPEIAESIDQATTRILDGEFDDQFPLVVWQTGSGTQTNMNINEVIASIGNEQLVGKKGGKSPIHPNDHVNMAQSSNDSFPTAMHIATVLASKQQLIPALTSLHSALNTKAQVWNKIVKIGRTHLQDATPITLGQEFSGYVTQVAYAIERVEESLKRVYFLAQGGTAVGTGINCRKEFAVKFSDKVTSYTNYPFKSAANKFEALATHDALVEFSSTLNTIAVSLMKIANDIRLLGSGPRCGFGELHLPENEPGSSIMPGKVNPTQIEAVTMVCVQVMGNNLAVTVAGSNGCLELNTFKPVIIYNILQSIDLISSSINSFVTHCIDGLVPNIERINKLREQSLMLITALNPHIGYDNAAKIAKKAYQDGITLREAAIKLNFLSGEEFDSLVVLENMV from the coding sequence ATGAAAAATTATAGAATTGAAACTGATTCATTTGGAGAAATCAAAGTAGATGATCATTTTTACTGGGGTGCGGGAACTCAAAGGTCTCTTGAAAATTTTAAGATAGGTAATCAAAAAATGCCTATCCAATTGATTAAGGCATTGGCAATTTTAAAAAAATGTGCAGCAAAGGTCAATAGGGAATTAGGTGATCTTAAGCCTGAAATAGCAGAATCAATAGATCAAGCTACCACTAGAATATTAGATGGGGAATTTGATGATCAATTTCCTTTAGTAGTATGGCAGACCGGGTCTGGTACACAGACTAATATGAATATAAATGAAGTAATCGCCTCTATTGGTAATGAACAGCTAGTAGGTAAAAAAGGTGGTAAATCACCAATTCACCCCAATGATCATGTGAATATGGCTCAATCATCCAATGATTCCTTCCCAACTGCTATGCATATAGCAACCGTACTTGCGAGTAAACAACAATTAATTCCAGCCTTAACAAGTCTGCATTCAGCGTTAAATACCAAAGCTCAAGTTTGGAATAAAATAGTTAAGATAGGGCGTACTCATCTACAGGATGCTACACCAATAACTCTTGGACAAGAATTTTCTGGATATGTAACGCAAGTGGCATATGCTATAGAACGGGTTGAAGAATCACTAAAAAGAGTATATTTCTTGGCACAAGGTGGTACTGCAGTAGGTACTGGTATTAATTGCCGTAAAGAATTTGCTGTAAAATTTTCTGATAAAGTGACCTCATATACTAACTATCCGTTCAAAAGTGCTGCTAATAAATTTGAAGCACTAGCTACTCATGACGCATTAGTAGAATTCTCTAGTACCCTAAACACTATAGCGGTAAGTTTAATGAAAATTGCCAATGATATTAGACTGCTCGGGTCAGGGCCAAGATGTGGTTTTGGTGAATTACACCTACCAGAAAATGAACCTGGTTCATCAATTATGCCAGGTAAGGTCAACCCAACACAAATTGAAGCCGTAACTATGGTTTGTGTTCAGGTCATGGGAAATAATCTTGCAGTAACTGTAGCCGGATCAAACGGTTGTCTCGAGCTGAATACCTTTAAGCCTGTTATAATATATAATATTTTGCAGTCAATAGACTTAATTTCTTCTAGCATCAATAGTTTTGTTACGCACTGTATTGATGGGCTAGTACCAAATATAGAACGTATTAATAAACTCAGAGAACAATCGCTAATGTTAATAACAGCATTAAATCCACATATAGGCTATGATAATGCAGCAAAGATTGCAAAAAAAGCCTATCAAGATGGCATAACTTTAAGAGAAGCAGCTATAAAATTAAATTTTTTATCAGGTGAAGAGTTTGATAGCTTAGTGGTACTCGAAAATATGGTATAA
- the hscB gene encoding Fe-S protein assembly co-chaperone HscB → MSSYFELLGVERKYNIDLNILDCQYFAMQSKYHPDRAKTNNARQENLAISIDINKAYSILKDDLARAEYLLLLNNIVLDEITVRQGISKEQLNVVWNELELVETTQELTKLEHMLNNKILEKEKLIESLTTAFQDQNMQDALDTTIKFKYLKNLINNIQLKIKSCK, encoded by the coding sequence ATGAGCAGTTATTTTGAGTTATTAGGTGTAGAAAGAAAATATAATATTGACTTAAATATATTGGATTGTCAATATTTTGCTATGCAGTCAAAATATCATCCAGATAGAGCTAAAACTAACAATGCGAGGCAAGAAAATTTGGCTATCTCTATTGATATAAATAAAGCTTATTCAATTCTTAAAGATGATTTAGCCCGAGCTGAGTATCTTCTACTTTTAAACAATATAGTCTTGGATGAAATAACGGTTAGGCAAGGTATCTCAAAGGAACAATTAAATGTTGTGTGGAATGAATTAGAGCTTGTTGAAACTACTCAAGAATTAACTAAGTTAGAGCATATGCTAAATAACAAAATCCTTGAAAAAGAAAAACTTATTGAATCTCTAACTACTGCATTTCAAGATCAAAATATGCAAGACGCTCTTGATACTACCATAAAATTTAAATACCTTAAAAATTTAATTAATAATATTCAACTAAAAATCAAATCATGCAAATAA